A single window of Loxodonta africana isolate mLoxAfr1 chromosome 10, mLoxAfr1.hap2, whole genome shotgun sequence DNA harbors:
- the LOC135232509 gene encoding olfactory receptor 4K15-like — protein MDQGNNSRVTQFVLHSLSGPQEIQLFYFAFFTLFCSSIVLGNLLIVLTVLSEPALHTPMYFLLSNLSFIDVCLSTFATPKMIVDFLKEHKTISFEACMAQIFFQHVFAGGEMMLLVAMAYDRYVAICQPLPYAATMNVHKCTGLVVGSWLVGVLHSVSQLIFTVNLPFCGPNQVDSFFCDLPLVIKLACTDTYIFERLMLLDSGLIAISSFVLLFISYTVILITLRRRSSVGMAKARATLTAHVTVVTLFFGPCILIYTWHFSNFLVNNILSIFYTVFTPLLNPLIYTFRNKEVISAMQKLMRRQVSS, from the coding sequence ATGGACCAAGGAAATAACTCAAGAGTGACTCAATTTGTGTTGCACAGTCTTTCAGGTCCTCAAGAGATACAACTTTTCTATTTTGCATTTTTCACACTCTTCTGTTCATccattgtgctgggaaacctcctCATTGTGCTTACGGTCCTCTCTGAACCTGCactacacacacccatgtacttcctgctcagCAACCTCTCCTTCATTGATGTGTGTCTATCCACCTTTGCCACTCCCAAAATGATTGTTGACTTCCTCAAGGAGCACAAGACCATCTCCTTTGAGGCCTGCATGGCCCAGATATTCTTTCAGCATGTCTTTGCCGGTGGTGAAATGATGCTCCTTGTGGCCATGGCATATGATAGGTATGTAGCCATATGTCAACCCCTGCCCTATGCAGCCACCATGAATGTACACAAGTGTACAGGTCTTGTCGTGGGCTCCTGGCTTGTTGGGGTGTTGCACTCAGTAAGCCAGTTGATCTTCACAGTAAATCTTCCATTCTGTGGTCCAAATCAAGTGGACAGCTTTTTCTGTGACCTTCCTTTAGTCATCAAACTTGCCTGCACTGATACCTATATCTTTGAGAGACTGATGCTTTTAGACAGTGGTCTAATAGCTATAAGCTCTTTTGTGCTCTTGTTTATCTCCTACACAGTCATCCTGATCACCTTGAGACGTCGATCCTCAGTAGGCATGGCCAAGGCCCGGGCCACACTGACTGCCCATGTCACTGTGGTGACCCTTTTCTTTGGGCCCTGCATTTTAATCTATACCTGGCATTTCAGCAACTTCCTAGTGAATAATATCCTCTCAATATTCTATACTGTTTTCACCCCTCTCTTAAACCCTTTGATCTACACATTCAGAAATAAGGAGGTAATATCAGCAATGCAGAAACTGATGAGGCGACAAGTAAGTTCTTAA